The following coding sequences lie in one Phaenicophaeus curvirostris isolate KB17595 chromosome 5, BPBGC_Pcur_1.0, whole genome shotgun sequence genomic window:
- the ZFYVE26 gene encoding zinc finger FYVE domain-containing protein 26 isoform X3, whose protein sequence is MHAFGSEEAASLERLLGFFCECLRHGDWELAQACVPRLGQGRGPDTVEAVLQALVACPAAARCGPNSSPWRTAWLWLLVLEKWLTSNQKTLPVALQRETEFLLFLEELQKDVSEEVLKELFEAFESTQNKHVTGGKRDGCCHRFSLDVASALRKLLLRAPERAKALLEFFQVDQGAHSSSLQQYCSLQNVFVEFLRDSLKSLQRLLCSSETSAELDQEELVDMIYAALNIVTFEMEHQADEIRQLFKELLDVCWAEGSPLREEKLLSCMLRKRGHSLLRLYSSVLVEKTREKCLVSKSMLKGSSEQLDTEQTMMNLFSDPKEAASWKTACFYCLSNSKHFLEQILVTALTLLKREDYSGLHSLLRREFRPLSRLLVLLGWTHCQSLESAKALLWTLHKTQDLCNDSVLKDFCDGLWAQVEVLEWCIQQNSMTISRKILLQHLHSLDCHTAVYALHHLTNLLALNEDDVIELLLKVPARDHQMQAATLPNTLSQQRNLALFRAFCAMKYAIYALCVNSHKYSKCKDCVHSLLGDVPEDATFGEPADCSSVFPQYLVKCQQFLRSLPAPLRLEVLENIFSLLFVSYSDFHTKTLLPEDYAEDDDLDKKSTTVNVEGSVSRRSSTSGSPQRLTDAEKKLERHPLAAQTVHIDTQDLHDSMSHGKSYETSKLSYLDLKHFTSGVTGFLVDDVAMDAFLTLLLNHLEEIQSSIPWDSSNVPCEELDLVECLNLSTSGDAFGSRVLQFSKYLSEAHWRYRVVMSNRNAEHQLAASRRYCSLIRSSSSKKRSRSQRYKTEGSTSNVSVSSALESSVRPHQQNPLIPMMLSPPESLLVSCVLRGNFVEAHQVALMFNLDTSPCYGELVFMERYQEAVQEMTRVEHNIESQASDGTGGIRRSGSGCSTLQAIGNAAAAGMVFYSISDVTDKLLATSGNLPPTLQENFWISNIQLEHTDPLWEVLEDLSPSAMAAFDLACTQCHLWKTCKQLLETAERRLYSSLETRGHRPEFVFLHSEGVKGFPTVIHQISKILNYSCTPQGQSKPEVSDEKIGSHFRCSIVDLLQACYPALTEESITNEIVLSQNLDEILKSLTCIECSVESKGSLLGTLVEQASLKPTELEKHLVWNQTQLLLRTLDRHIQTMPESNMQTTFVKAFFDYITTLAAVVLRSLNAELDISAEVKVGNPFILLQQSPSQLLSQLVFERQVHPDRLSSLLAKEELNLNVQEVIVNCCCEPLSLCSARQNSQAKSLLTNIGSLAHQCAYHCLPDVEVPMHNPTEASEDTSAQASSSVNNLRQHTLTASSLDFLKSQSKLMATVACLSASNIQKTSKSSLSWMEFRGKREVPLGLEQISRECEALLKEFPILERFLLAMFEPLQNQQEEGGSLAVVFSGKTYIPLVLLGLHSTTAVKVLMGVFEQALAAKDWDRALKVLDLYSQDLEDLVSVKDAVLSCATAEDKDGWQYLFPVKNATLRSRLALRYLDKWPLDASLEILAYCISDSSITDELKASLQSRKKELQVYQKILNVQNEPLWNDWQDVKKVCTDDPQTIMNIILKAKDYELCEEWRHLYPVPREDLINLHREHLLHLLEMGDMEKALQLLQGIEDSGICLAISEQSLDQHPNLAASHFLADYLTAHFYKNLTTARRNEIQALYMGSKVLLTLPEHSRVNYFHLSSRPLLVLEQLLMNMRVDWVAVAVQTLHQLLAGQESGFTVEDIDNLLSKYAEKALNFPFALKDKRSDSLMRVQESLNQVLECEALSKSGSSDLSPVSFTGVAVSASPRDRSLQQNLFPQEFVPPEKPPPKQQWIPDDTETICMVCKTERFTMFNRRHHCRRCGRLVCSSCSTKKMAVEAGRDNLSRVCDQCYSYYNREHLPGSVQDTSSRKEDQDQGKETSNNEYSTVVRIPKATEFEWTFSLSEEENEIVRSEFYYEQAPSSSLCIAILSLHSDNIVCGHQLIEHCCKLSQGLTNPEADAGLLMDIMKQLLFSAKMMFVKAGRSQDLALCDSYISKVDVLSILVAAAYHPIPSLDQILLPAAVTRLRNQLLEAEYYQLAIEVSTKSGLDPGGAWHAWGMACLKAGNLSSAREKFSRCLKPPMDLNQLNHGSRLVQDVMQYLESTVKPILIADDDYFATLRELEATLRTRSLSLEMCEGKFQHNSYYQECLFYLHSYGTNLAIISFYMRHDCMREALLHLLNKESPSEVFIEGVFVPSYESGKLHMLENLLETIDPGLESWGVYLIAACKYLQRKSYYHILYELQQFMKDHVRAAMTCIRFFTHGAKSYTELGGRQTWLLKIKDHLKVYLQEVSRSSGRKKMACTFRKKMPATDVSRHINTVDLQMEVTKFLHQCESSGTSHVTGSSLPTLFGNNNMKMDVACKVMLEGKNVEEGFGIAFRVLQDFQLEATEVYSKVAKQLVKQQKYNEIRQLLKCVSESGVATKNDGDNIILNCLNEFKSIPAEDLDNLIQDMDSDENKIQAYVMCNKLRSAYLVSVRQEKTRAVQLVQHVRQLAEVSGDDVVKAICAQWLSVHQPKMRNRLPQGTRK, encoded by the exons ATGCACGCCTTCGGAAGCGAAGAAGCGGCCTCGCTGGAGCggctgttgggttttttctgcgaGTGCTTGCGGCACGGGGACTGGGAGCTGGCGCAGGCCTGCGTGCCCCGCCTGGGCCAGGGCCGCGGTCCCGACACGGTGGAAGCCGTCCTGCAGGCGCTGGTGGCCTGTCCCGCCGCCGCCAG ATGTGGACCGAATTCTAGCCCATGGAGAACTGCATGGCTTTGGCTTCTTGTGCTGGAAAAATGGCTTACCAGTAATCAG aaaactcTTCCAGTTGCTCTTCAGAGAGAAACTGAATTTTTACTGTTCCTGGAAGAACTACAGAAAGATGTCTCTGAGGAAGTCCTAAAG GAGCTCTTTGAAGCATTTGAGTCTACACAGAACAAGCACGTCACAGGTGGGAAAAGAGATGGCTGTTGTCACAGATTCAGTTTGGATGTTGCTTCAGCTCTCCGGAAGCTCTTGCTGCGGGCTCCTGAGAGGGCAAAAGCCCTGCTGGAATTCTTCCAGGTGGACCAAGGCGCACACAGCTCCTCGCTCCAGCAATATTGTTCTCTACAAAACGTATTTGTTGAATTTCTTCGTGACTCCTTGAAATCTCTTCAACGGCTTCTGTGTAGTTCTGAGACTTCAGCAGAACTAGATCAAGAAGAACTAGTAGATATGATTTATGCTGCTCTCAATATAGTGACCTTTGAGATGGAGCATCAGGCAGATGAAATACGGCAACTATTCAAGGAGCTTTTGGATGTGTGCTGGGCTGAGGGCAGCCCACTGAGGGAGGAGAAGCTACTAAGCTGTATGCTGAGGAAACGGGGCCACAGCCTGTTAAGACTTTATAGCAGTGTTCTTGtagaaaaaacaagagaaaaatgtctGGTGTCAAAATCGATGCTAAAAG GTTCGTCTGAGCAATTGGATACAGAGCAAACTATGATGAATTTGTTCTCAGATCCCAAAGAGGCTGCTTCCTGGAAAACCGCCTGTTTCTACTGCTTGAGCAACAGCAAGCACTTTCTGGAACAGATTCTG GTGACCGCATTAACTTTACTGAAACGAGAAGACTACTCAGGCCTGCACAGCTTACTGAGGAGAGAATTCAGGCCCCTTAGCCGCCTCTTGGTATTGCTAGGGTGGACTCATTGTCAAAGCTTGGAATCAGCAAAAGCATTGCTATGGACTCTTCACAAAACTCAG GATCTGTGCAATGATTCAGTACTGAAAGATTTCTGTGATGGGCTGTGGGCTCAGGTGGAAGTTCTTGAATGGTGCATACAGCAAAACAG TATGACTATCTCAAGGAAGATTCTTCTGCAACACTTGCACAGTCTGGATTGCCACACTGCAGTATACGCTCTTCATCATCTCACCAATCTTCTGGCTCTGAATGAAGACGATGTTATTGAGCTTCTTCTGAAAGTTCCTGCTAGAGACCACCAGATGCAGG CTGCAACACTCCCTAACACCTTGAGTCAGCAACGAAATCTGGCACTCTTTCGAGCATTTTGTGCCATGAAGTATGCTATCTATGCTCTCTGTGTGAATTCACATAAGTATTCCAAGTGCAAAGATTGTGTACACAGCCTTCTTGGTGATGTTCCTGAAGATGCAACTTTTGGAGAACCAGCAG ATTGCTCTTCAGTGTTTCCTCAGTACCTTGTGAAGTGTCAGCAGTTCTTAAGGAgtcttcctgctcctctgcgCCTTGAAGTTTTGGAGAACATCTtctccttgctttttgtttcctacaGTGACTTCCATACTAAGACTCTTCTGCCTGAGGACTATGCAGAGGATGATGATCTTGACAAGAAGAGTACTACTGTGAATGTAGAAGGCAGTGTCAGTCGGCGGTCTTCTACCTCAGGAAGTCCACAGCGTCTAACAGATGCTGAAAAGAAATTAGAGAGGCATCCGCTGGCTGCTCAGACGGTTCACATAGATACCCAGGATCTTCATGACTCAATGTCACATGGCAAAAGCTATGAAACTTCTAAGCTGAGTTACCTAGACCTGAAACACTTCACCAGTGGCGTTACTGGATTTTTAGTGGATGATGTAGCCATGGATGCCTTCCTCACATTGCTTCTCAACCATCTGGAAGAAATTCAGAGTTCTATCCCATGGGACTCCAGTAACGTGCCTTGTGAAGAGCTGGACCTTGTTGAGTGCTTGAATCTTTCCACAAGTGGAGATGCCTTTGGAAGTCGCGTGTTACAGTTTTCCAAATACCTCTCTGAAGCTCACTGGCGTTACAGGGTGGTGATGAGTAACAGAAATGCAG AACATCAGCTTGCAGCTTCCAGGAGATACTGCTCTTTAATCAGGAGCTCCAGCTCTAAGAAACGAAGTAGATCTCAAAGGTACAAGACAG AGGGAAGTACCAGTAATGTATCTGTCTCGAGTGCTTTGGAAAGCAGTGTGAGACCACATCAGCAAAATCCCCTCATTCCTATGATGCTTTCCCCACCAGAATCTTTGTTGGTTTCTTGTGTTTTGAGAGGAAACTTTGTAGAAGCCCATCAG GTGGCTTTGATGTTTAATCTGGATACTTCACCCTGCTATGGTGAATTGGTTTTCATGGAGCGCTACCAAGAGGCAGTGCAAGAAATGACAAGAGTGGAGCACAATATTGAGAGTCAAGCATCAGATGGCACTGGAGGCATCAGGAGGTCTGGCAGTGGCTGTTCAACACTACAAGCTATTGGgaatgcagcagcagctg GTATGGTATTTTATTCCATCTCGGATGTTACTGATAAATTGCTTGCAACTTCTGGAAATCTTCCCCCAACTCTCCAAGAAAACTTCTGGATCAGCAACATCCAGCTAGAGCATACTGATCCTCTGTGGGAAGTCCTTGAGGACCTCAGTCCCTCGGCAATGGCAGCATTTGACCTGGCTTGTACTCAGTGCCATCTTTGGAAGACTTGCAAACAGCTTTtggaaacagcagaaagacGACTGTATAGCAGCCTTGAAACTCGGG GCCACCGAcctgaatttgtttttctgcacTCTGAAGGTGTAAAGGGTTTTCCCACAGTTATCCATCAAATAAGTAAAATTCTCAACTATTCCTGCACACCACAAGGGCAATCCAAGCCAG AAGTCTCGGATGAGAAAATAGGGAGTCATTTTCGATGCAGTATTGTAGACCTTCTGCAAGCTTGCTATCCTGCCTTGACTGAAGAAAGTATTACTAATGAAATTGTTTTATCACAAAATCTGGATGAAATCCTAAAATCATTGACATGCATAGAATGTTCTGTAG AGTCTAAAGGGAGCCTGCTTGGCACCTTGGTGGAGCAGGCCTCTCTCAAAccaacagagctggagaagcacCTAGTTTGGAATCAAACACAGCTTCTGCTCAGAACTCTTGATCGACATATCCAAACCATGCCAGAGAGCAACATGCAGACGACCTTTGTGAAGGCCTTCTTTGACTACATCACTACACTAGCTGCTGTTGTGTTACGAAGCCTGAATGCAGAGCTAG atataTCTGCAGAAGTGAAAGTGGGAAACCCTTTCATACTGTTGCAGCAGAGTCCATCTCAGCTGCTCTCACAGCTTGTGTTTGAGAGACAGGTTCATCCTGACAG GCTTTCTTCTCTCTTGGCTAAAGAAGAGCTAAACTTGAATGTGCAGGAAGTCATTGTTAACTGCTGCTGTGAACCATTGTCCTTATGCAGTGCAAGGCAGAATAGCCAGGCAAAGTCTCTTCTGACAAACATCGGCAGCTTAGCACACCAGTGTGCCTACCACTGCCTGCCAGATGTTGAAGTACCTATGCACAATCCTACAGAAGCCTCTGAGGATACCTCCGCTCAGGCCTCATCCTCTGTGAATAACTTGAGGCAGCACACACtcactgcctcctccctggactTCCTCAAGTCCCAGTCAAAGCTAATGGCTACGGTGGCGTGTTTAAGTGCATCAAATATACAGAAAACTTCTAAATCAAGTTTATCTTGGATGGAATTTCGGGGCAAACGTGAGGTGCCCTTAGGTTTGGAACAGATTTCCAGGGAATGTGAGGCATTGTTGAAGGAGTTCCCAATATTGGAACGGTTTCTTCTTGCTATGTTTGAGCCACTTCAGAATCAGCAAGAGGAAGGTGGCAGTTTGGCTGTTGTCTTCTCTGGCAAGACATACATACCTCTAGTTCTCCTAGGGCTGCATTCCACCACAGCTGTTAAGGTATTAATGGGAGTCTTTGAACAAGCACTTGCTGCAAAGGATTGGGACAGAGCTCTGAAAGTCTTGGATCTCTATAGTCAAGATTTGGAAGACCTAGTTAGTGTGAAGGatgctgtgctgagctgtgcaaCTGCTGAAG ATAAGGATGGTTGGCAGTACTTGTTCCCGGTAAAAAACGCCACATTGAGAAGTAGGCTGGCTCTCCGCTATCTGGACAAATGGCCTCTTGATGCCTCTTTGGAAATCCTAGCTTATTGCATTTCTGATTCAAGCATAACCGATGAACTAAAAGCCAGTctgcagagcaggaagaaagaacTTCAGGTTTATCAAAAG aTCTTAAATGTACAAAACGAACCATTGTGGAATGACTGGCAGGATGTGAAAAAAGTCTGCACTGATGACCCCCAGACCATCATGAACATTATTCTGAAAGCAAAG GATTACGAGTTGTGTGAGGAATGGAGGCACTTGTATCCTGTCCCAAGGGAAGACTTGATCAACCTTCACCGTGAACACCTTCTCCACTTACTGGAGATGGGAGACATGGAAAAAGCATTGCAG CTTTTACAAGGAATAGAAGACTCTGGTATTTGCCTTGCTATCAGTGAGCAGTCCCTTGACCAGCATCCAAACTTGGCAGCCTCTCACTTCTTGGCTGATTATCTCACAGCTCACTTCTACAAGAATCTGACAACAGCACGCCGTAATGAAATCCAGGCACTCTATATGGGATCAAAA GTGCTGCTGACTCTGCCTGAGCATTCTCGTGTTAACTACTTCCACCTCTCCTCCAGGCCACTGCTtgtgctggagcagctcctcatGAATATGAGGGTGGACTGGGTAGCTGTTGCTGTACAGACACTGCACCAGCTCTTAGCTGGACAGGAGAGTGGTTTTACCGTAGAAGACATTGACAATTTGCTCTCCAAGTATGCAGAAAAAGCTCTCAACTTCCCTTTCGCATTAAAAGACAAGAGATCAG ATTCTCTGATGCGTGTCCAAGAAAGTCTCAATCAGGTATTGGAGTGTGAAGCACTGTCTAAATCGGGATCATCAGATCTATCTCCTGTCAGCTTTACTG GTGTCGCTGTATCTGCAAGTCCCAGAGACAGAAGCCTGCAGCAGAACTTGTTTCCTCAAGAATTTGTGCCTCCTGAGAAGCCACCACCAAAGCAGCAGTGGATACCTGATGATACTGAAACGATATGTATGGTTTGCAAAACTGAACGTTTTACTATG TTTAACAGGCGCCATCACTGCAGGCGCTGCGGCAGGTTGGTGTGCAGCTCTTGTTCCACCAAGAAAATGGCAGTAGAAGCTGGCAGAGATAATCTGTCTCGTGTATGTGATCAATGCTATAGCTACTACAATAGAGAACATCTGCCTGGCTCGGTACAAGATACGAGCAG cagaaaagaagatCAAGACCAAGGTAAAG AAACTTCCAATAATGAATATTCCACAGTGGTGCGAATACCCAAGGCAACTGAGTTTGAATGGACTTTTTCCCTGAGTGAAGAGGAGAATGAAATTGTGCGCAGTGAATTTTATTATGAACAG gctcccagctcctccttgtGTATTGCCATCCTTAGCCTGCACAGTGACAACATAGTGTGTGGCCACCAACTGATAGAGCACTGCTGCAAGCTGTCCCAAGGGCTCACCAATCCTGAGGCAGATGCTGGTCTCCTTATGGACATCATGAAACAATTGCTCTTCAGTGCCAAAATGATGTTTGTAAAAGCTGGAAGGAGTCAGGATCTAGCTCTCTGTGACAG CTACATCAGCAAAGTGGATGTGTTGAGCATTTTGGTTGCTGCTGCCTACCATCCAATACCATCTTTGGATCAGAttcttctccctgcagcagTAACAAGATTAAGAAATCAGCTTCTGGAAGCAGAGTACTATCAACTAGCTATAGAG gtTTCTACAAAATCTGGCTTGGATCCAGGTGGAGCATGGCATGCCTGGGGCATGGCTTGCCTTAAAGCTGGAAATTTAAGTTCTGCTAGAGAGAAGTTTAGCCGATGTTTAAAGCCACCTATGGATCTGAACCAGCTGAATCATGGTTCAAGGCTGGTTCAGGATGTGATGCAGTACCTGGAGTCAACAGTGAAGCCTATACTCATTGCG GATGATGATTACTTTGCCACATTGAGGGAACTTGAAGCAACACTGAGAACAAGAAGTCTGTCTCTGGAAATGTGTGAGGGAAAGTTTCAACACAATAGCTACTATCAAGAGTGCTTGTTCTATTTGCATAGTTATGGCACTAATCTAGCTATAATAAGCTTTTACATGAGGCATGACTGTATGAGAGAAGCACTGCTTCACTTGTTAAATAAG GAATCCCCATCAGAAGTGTTCATTGAAGGAGTCTTCGTTCCAAGCTATGAAAGTGGTAAACTGCATATGTTGGAGAACCTGCTGGAGACCATTGATCCAGGATTGGAGAGCTGGGGAGTGTACTTGATTGCAGCCTGCAAATACTTGCAGAGGAAGAGCTACTATCATATTCTGTATGAACTGCAACAGTTCATGAAG GATCACGTTCGTGCTGCCATGACCTGCATTAGATTTTTCACTCACGGAGCAAAGTCTTATACTGAACTGGGAGGCAGACAGACATGGCTCCTGAAGATCAAGGACCATCTCAAAGTCTATCTGCAGGAGGTCTCAAGAAGttcaggaaggaagaaaatggcaTGCACTTTTAGGAAGAAAATGCCTGCTACAGATGTGTCAAG